One segment of Candidatus Blochmannia ocreatus DNA contains the following:
- the tuf gene encoding elongation factor Tu produces the protein MSKETFKRIKPHINVGTIGHVDHGKTTLTSAITTVLSKYYGGSACAFDQIDNAPEEKARGITINTSHVEYDTKSRHYAHVDCPGHADYVKNMITGAAQMDGAILVVAATDGPMPQTREHILLARQVGVPHIIVFINKCDMVDDEELLELVEMEMRELLSQYDFPGDSTPIIRGSAIKALEGDELWSNKILELSNILDSYIPEPKRAIDQPFLLPIEDVFSISGRGTVVTGRIESGIIKVGEEIEIVGIKNTVKTTCTGVEMFRKLLDEGRAGENVGILLRGTKRDEVERGQVLSKPGYIKPHSCFESEVYVLNKDEGGRHTPFFKGYRPQFYFRTTDVTGTIELPKNIDMVMPGDNIKMLVQLISPIAMDEGLRFAIREGGRTIGAGIVSKVIS, from the coding sequence GTGTCTAAAGAAACATTTAAACGCATAAAACCACACATTAATGTCGGCACCATTGGTCATGTTGATCACGGAAAAACTACTTTAACTTCTGCTATAACTACTGTTTTATCTAAATATTATGGTGGGTCTGCCTGTGCCTTTGATCAAATCGACAATGCTCCAGAAGAAAAAGCACGCGGTATTACCATAAACACTTCGCATGTCGAATATGACACTAAATCCAGACATTACGCTCATGTAGATTGCCCAGGACATGCCGATTATGTAAAAAATATGATCACTGGTGCTGCACAAATGGATGGAGCAATTCTAGTGGTAGCAGCTACCGATGGACCTATGCCCCAAACTAGAGAACATATTTTATTAGCTAGACAAGTAGGAGTACCTCATATTATTGTATTTATCAATAAATGTGATATGGTTGATGATGAAGAATTATTGGAATTAGTAGAAATGGAGATGCGGGAATTATTATCTCAATATGATTTTCCAGGAGACAGCACTCCTATAATTCGTGGATCTGCAATAAAAGCATTAGAAGGCGATGAACTCTGGTCAAACAAAATATTGGAATTATCTAATATATTAGATAGCTATATCCCTGAACCTAAACGTGCTATTGATCAACCATTTCTACTGCCTATAGAAGATGTATTCTCTATATCTGGAAGAGGCACTGTTGTTACTGGACGCATAGAAAGTGGTATCATTAAAGTTGGAGAAGAAATAGAAATTGTTGGTATAAAAAATACAGTAAAAACTACTTGTACTGGAGTAGAAATGTTTCGAAAGTTATTGGATGAAGGGCGCGCTGGAGAAAATGTTGGTATTTTATTGCGTGGAACTAAAAGAGATGAAGTAGAAAGAGGGCAAGTTTTATCTAAACCTGGATACATAAAACCTCATTCTTGTTTTGAATCAGAGGTATACGTCTTAAATAAAGACGAAGGAGGCAGACATACTCCATTTTTTAAAGGTTATCGTCCTCAATTTTATTTTCGTACTACAGATGTTACTGGCACTATTGAACTACCAAAAAATATTGATATGGTAATGCCCGGTGATAACATTAAAATGTTAGTGCAGCTAATTTCTCCAATAGCTATGGATGAAGGATTGAGATTTGCTATCAGAGAAGGTGGACGTACTATAGGAGCTGGTATTGTATCTAAAGTTATATCTTAA
- the secE gene encoding preprotein translocase subunit SecE: protein MQKNKTNKEKYILEITKWISAGILLISSIIGNYLYCQYNIYMRSVVLLLVISVASCIILTTTSGKLIIKFGKEAHIELKKVVWPTYKDGLNTTLIIIGVTIIMSLLLWGLDTVLVYIISFGLKL, encoded by the coding sequence ATGCAAAAAAATAAAACAAACAAAGAAAAATATATATTAGAAATAACAAAATGGATAAGCGCAGGCATATTATTGATCAGCTCTATCATCGGTAATTATTTATATTGTCAATATAATATCTACATGCGCAGCGTTGTTCTACTGCTGGTGATAAGTGTCGCTTCATGCATTATATTAACTACTACATCTGGAAAACTAATAATTAAATTTGGAAAAGAAGCGCATATTGAACTAAAAAAGGTAGTATGGCCTACTTATAAAGATGGACTAAACACTACTCTTATTATAATAGGAGTAACTATTATTATGTCATTATTACTGTGGGGTTTAGACACTGTTCTAGTGTATATCATATCATTTGGGTTAAAACTATAA
- the rpe gene encoding ribulose-phosphate 3-epimerase: MKHFLIAPSILSANFSKLGEDVTNVISAGADILHFDVMDNHYVPNLSMGSMVLKSLREYGINIPIDVHLMTKPIDQLILDFASVGADYISFHPETTEHIDRSVELIKEHGCKAGLVFNPSTTLNYLEYLMDKIDLIVLMAVNPGFSGQVFIPTILKKICKTRKLIDNVNRNIDLSVDGGINTSNIYEISKAGANLFVIGSAIFKAPNYHKIINTLRCILSKT, from the coding sequence ATGAAACATTTCTTAATAGCGCCATCCATCCTTTCAGCAAATTTTTCTAAATTAGGAGAAGATGTTACTAATGTCATATCTGCTGGAGCAGATATATTACATTTTGATGTAATGGATAATCATTATGTTCCAAACTTAAGCATGGGATCTATGGTATTAAAATCTTTGCGGGAATATGGCATTAATATTCCTATAGATGTGCATCTCATGACAAAACCAATAGACCAATTAATATTAGATTTTGCTTCTGTGGGAGCGGATTACATTAGTTTTCATCCAGAAACAACAGAACATATTGATCGATCTGTAGAATTAATTAAAGAACATGGCTGCAAAGCAGGATTAGTTTTTAACCCTAGCACCACGCTCAATTATCTAGAATATTTAATGGATAAAATTGATCTAATCGTATTAATGGCAGTAAATCCAGGTTTTAGCGGACAAGTATTTATTCCAACAATTTTAAAAAAAATATGTAAAACACGTAAACTTATAGATAATGTTAATCGCAATATTGATTTATCAGTAGATGGAGGAATTAATACAAGCAATATATATGAAATTTCAAAAGCTGGCGCTAATTTGTTTGTTATAGGATCCGCTATTTTTAAAGCTCCAAATTATCATAAAATTATAAATACTCTTCGCTGCATATTATCAAAAACATAA
- the rpsG gene encoding 30S ribosomal protein S7 — MSRRHFIMKRNISPEPKFGSDLLAKFINILMLNGKKSIAETIVYSALNMLSKKFQRNHNKKEEDCLKIFEIALNNVRPIVEVKSRRVGGSTYQVPVEVRLTRRNTLAMRWIIESARKRQDKSMELRLANELIDATENKGNAVKKREEIHRIAESNKAFAHYRW, encoded by the coding sequence ATGTCGCGCCGTCATTTTATCATGAAACGCAACATTTCCCCAGAACCAAAATTCGGGTCTGATTTATTAGCAAAATTTATTAATATTTTAATGTTAAATGGAAAAAAATCCATTGCAGAAACAATAGTATACTCAGCATTAAATATGTTGTCTAAAAAATTCCAGCGTAATCATAACAAAAAAGAAGAAGACTGTTTAAAAATATTTGAAATAGCTTTAAATAACGTACGTCCTATTGTAGAAGTAAAATCCAGAAGAGTTGGAGGGTCCACTTATCAAGTGCCCGTAGAAGTACGTCTAACACGTAGAAATACTTTAGCAATGCGGTGGATTATTGAATCAGCTCGAAAAAGACAAGATAAATCTATGGAATTACGTCTCGCAAATGAATTAATAGATGCTACAGAAAACAAAGGAAACGCCGTAAAAAAACGAGAAGAAATACACCGAATAGCAGAATCCAATAAAGCTTTTGCGCATTATCGCTGGTGA
- the rpsL gene encoding 30S ribosomal protein S12, with protein sequence MTTINQLVRTARPKKTFKSTVPALNACPQKRGVCIRVYTTTPKKPNSALRKVCRVRLTNGLEVTSYIGGEGHNLQEHSSILIRGGRVKDLPGVRYHVIRGALDCSGVNSRKKGRSKYGTKNKKSH encoded by the coding sequence ATGACTACCATCAACCAACTTGTACGCACTGCACGTCCCAAAAAGACCTTTAAAAGCACTGTTCCAGCGTTAAATGCATGTCCTCAAAAAAGAGGCGTATGCATACGAGTATACACCACTACTCCAAAAAAACCGAATTCTGCATTAAGAAAAGTATGTCGCGTGCGATTAACTAATGGGCTAGAAGTAACCTCTTATATAGGAGGGGAGGGGCACAATCTACAGGAACACTCTTCTATTCTGATTAGAGGAGGTCGCGTTAAAGATTTACCAGGTGTACGGTACCATGTGATTCGAGGCGCTCTTGACTGCTCAGGCGTTAATTCTCGAAAAAAAGGCCGCTCTAAATACGGTACAAAAAACAAAAAATCCCATTGA
- the trpS gene encoding tryptophan--tRNA ligase codes for MNKPIVFSGTQPSGQLTIGNYIGAIRQWVKMQYNYQCIYCIADLHSITNHDNKTPYKLYEMSLDTLALYLACGINPNNSIIFIQSHVPEHSQLNWLLTCYTYFGELQRMNQFKTKSTIQQKNHINLGLFNYPVLMASDILLYQTNFVPVGEDQKQHLELTQNIAKRFNYKYNNTIFVIPKILIPNYGARIMSLLDPYKKMSKSDHNPNNIITLLDDISIASKKIKKSITDTDNPPIIKYDLIKKPGISNLLEILSGIREQPIVYLEKIFLNKTYSQLKTAIIQAISLILTPLQDRYCIERNNEDKLYSILDAGAKKARKKAQLMLYKVQKTIGLLT; via the coding sequence ATGAATAAACCAATTGTATTTAGTGGCACTCAACCATCCGGACAACTTACTATTGGTAATTATATCGGAGCAATACGACAATGGGTTAAAATGCAATATAACTATCAATGTATATATTGTATAGCTGATTTACACTCTATTACAAATCATGATAATAAAACGCCATATAAATTATATGAAATGTCACTAGACACTCTAGCATTATATTTAGCATGCGGTATTAATCCAAATAATAGCATAATATTTATTCAATCTCATGTCCCAGAACATAGTCAACTAAATTGGTTATTAACCTGCTATACATATTTTGGGGAACTACAACGCATGAATCAATTTAAAACAAAATCAACTATTCAACAAAAAAATCACATTAATCTTGGATTATTTAATTACCCAGTATTAATGGCTTCAGATATTTTGCTATATCAAACTAATTTTGTTCCGGTAGGTGAAGACCAAAAACAACACTTAGAACTAACACAAAATATTGCTAAACGCTTTAATTATAAATACAATAATACTATTTTTGTTATACCAAAAATATTAATTCCCAACTATGGTGCTCGTATTATGTCACTATTAGACCCATACAAAAAAATGTCTAAATCTGATCATAACCCTAATAATATTATTACTCTTTTAGATGATATTAGCATCGCATCAAAAAAAATAAAAAAATCAATTACTGATACTGATAATCCACCAATAATTAAATATGATCTTATTAAGAAACCTGGTATTTCTAATTTATTAGAAATTCTTTCAGGAATACGTGAGCAACCTATTGTATATTTAGAAAAAATATTTCTAAATAAAACTTATTCCCAACTAAAGACTGCAATTATACAAGCGATATCACTAATACTAACACCACTACAAGATCGTTACTGTATTGAACGTAATAACGAAGATAAGTTATATTCTATTCTAGATGCTGGAGCAAAAAAAGCGCGAAAAAAAGCTCAACTCATGTTATATAAAGTACAAAAAACAATTGGACTATTAACTTAA
- a CDS encoding anthranilate synthase component II, whose protein sequence is MNKILIIDNYDSFTWNLYQYFREMGKIVQVKRNDNIHIADIKQLSPTHLIISPGPGVPKNAGISLEVIAYFHKILPILGICLGHQAIAQFFGAKLRRAHKIMHGKPSKIYHNNSGVFSGITQPLNVIRYHSWIVETNTLPKCLEITAWNVINNNNLIEIMGIRHKTFKTEGVQFHPESVLSEQGHNILANFL, encoded by the coding sequence ATGAATAAAATACTTATTATAGATAATTATGATTCCTTTACTTGGAATTTATATCAATATTTCCGAGAAATGGGAAAAATCGTACAAGTCAAAAGAAATGATAATATTCACATAGCAGATATTAAACAATTATCCCCTACACATTTAATTATTTCTCCAGGACCTGGCGTTCCAAAAAACGCAGGCATCTCACTAGAAGTAATTGCTTATTTTCATAAAATATTGCCTATTCTTGGAATATGTTTAGGACATCAAGCAATAGCCCAATTTTTTGGCGCCAAACTACGACGTGCGCATAAAATAATGCATGGAAAACCCTCCAAAATTTATCATAATAACTCTGGGGTTTTTTCAGGAATAACACAACCATTAAATGTGATACGTTATCATTCCTGGATAGTAGAGACAAATACCCTGCCCAAATGTTTGGAGATAACAGCCTGGAATGTTATAAATAACAACAACTTAATAGAAATTATGGGTATCCGTCATAAAACCTTCAAAACAGAAGGTGTACAGTTTCATCCAGAAAGCGTATTAAGTGAACAAGGACACAATATCCTAGCTAACTTTCTATAA
- the rplK gene encoding 50S ribosomal protein L11: MVKKKIKARIKLQILAGTANPSPPIGPALGQQGINIMEFCKAFNEKTEKLEKTLPIPVIITVYNDRSFTFITKTPPAAFLLKKSANITSGSGKTKIINAGKISRTQIYNIAQIKSDDMTGANIEAMSRSIIGTAHSIGLEVED, encoded by the coding sequence ATGGTAAAAAAAAAAATAAAAGCTCGCATTAAACTACAAATTTTAGCTGGCACCGCTAATCCCAGCCCTCCCATTGGACCAGCCTTAGGTCAACAAGGGATTAATATCATGGAATTTTGTAAAGCATTTAATGAAAAAACTGAAAAACTTGAAAAAACTCTACCAATTCCAGTGATAATTACAGTATATAACGATCGTTCGTTTACATTCATTACTAAAACCCCTCCAGCTGCATTTTTACTAAAAAAATCTGCAAATATTACGTCTGGATCAGGAAAAACAAAAATAATAAATGCAGGAAAAATATCACGCACCCAAATTTATAATATCGCACAAATTAAATCCGACGATATGACAGGAGCTAACATAGAAGCAATGTCACGGTCTATTATAGGCACAGCTCATTCTATAGGGCTTGAAGTGGAAGATTAA
- the rplA gene encoding 50S ribosomal protein L1: MNKFNKNKKNRKKNKKIYIMQKDCDNSQQYNISDGLEILKKMKKAKFIESVDVAINLGIDTRKSDQNIRSSVVLPHGIGRNIQVAVFAQGENIKLAKDAGADIVGLEDLCNKIKIEKYLPDVIIASSDVMPLINKLGPILGPKGLMPNIKMGTISNNISESVKKAKLGQIRYKNDKNGIIHATIGKINFDTSYLRENLETLILSIKHVKPYTHKGTYIKKINISTTMGKSVTIDQNSI, translated from the coding sequence ATGAACAAATTTAACAAAAATAAAAAAAATAGAAAAAAAAATAAAAAAATATATATAATGCAAAAAGATTGTGACAACTCTCAACAATATAACATATCCGATGGATTAGAAATATTAAAAAAAATGAAAAAAGCAAAATTCATCGAAAGTGTTGATGTTGCGATTAATTTAGGTATTGACACACGTAAATCTGACCAGAATATACGTAGTTCTGTCGTTTTACCGCATGGAATTGGACGCAATATACAAGTTGCTGTTTTTGCGCAGGGGGAAAATATTAAATTAGCTAAAGACGCAGGAGCCGACATAGTCGGATTAGAAGATTTATGCAATAAAATAAAGATAGAAAAATATTTACCAGATGTAATTATTGCATCTTCTGATGTAATGCCATTGATCAACAAACTTGGTCCTATTTTAGGACCCAAGGGTTTAATGCCTAATATTAAAATGGGCACTATATCCAATAATATATCAGAATCGGTAAAAAAAGCTAAATTAGGGCAAATACGTTACAAAAATGACAAAAATGGTATTATTCATGCTACTATTGGAAAAATTAATTTCGATACCTCTTATCTTAGAGAAAACTTAGAAACATTAATTTTATCGATTAAACACGTCAAACCATACACACACAAAGGAACTTATATAAAAAAAATAAATATCTCCACTACTATGGGTAAGTCAGTAACTATTGATCAAAATAGCATTTAG
- the fusA gene encoding elongation factor G, which produces MARVTPIIRYRNIGISAHIDAGKTTTTERILFYTGVNHKIGEVHTGSATMDWMEQEQERGITITSAATTCFWSGMAKQFDAHRINIIDTPGHVDFTVEVERSMRILDGVVMIYCAVGGVQPQSETVWRQANKYKVPRIAFINKMDRVGANYLRVVNQLKTKLRANPVPIQLALGSEDEFKGIIDLIKMKAIHWNESDQGVTFTYSDIPKKFTELSHKWHKYLIEAAVETSEELMEKYLSENNSLTEKEIKSALRQRVLNNEIVLVTCGSAFKNKGVQAMLDAVIEYLPAPSDIKSVTGVIKNNSTQITRNASDHEPFSALAFKIATDPFVGNLTFFRVYSGVVNSGDNIFNATKEKHERFGRIVQMHANKREEIKVVHSGDIAAAIGLKDVSTGDTLCDPNAPIILERMEFPEPVISVMVEAKTKVDQEKMSLALHRLAQEDPSFRVWIDKDSGQTIIAGMGELHLEILVERMKREFNVTANVGKPQVAYRETIRNSVKQEGKFIRQSGGRGQFGHVWLRIEPIHKNKTTKKEINYKFLNEIIGGAIPKEYIPSIDKGIQEQIHNGVLAGYPIVNICVAVFDGSYHEVDSSEIAFKIAASIAFKEGFMKADPILLEPIMHVEIETPEEYMGDVIADLNRRRGIINNLKNSEFNDKIIYAHVPLSEMFGYATSLRSQTQGRASYSMEFLKYNEVPNNITQTIINTRIK; this is translated from the coding sequence ATGGCTCGTGTAACACCGATTATACGGTACCGTAATATTGGTATCAGTGCGCATATCGACGCAGGAAAAACTACTACTACTGAACGAATTTTATTTTATACAGGTGTAAATCATAAAATTGGCGAAGTACATACTGGTTCTGCAACAATGGATTGGATGGAACAAGAACAAGAACGAGGTATAACTATCACTTCTGCGGCAACAACATGCTTTTGGTCTGGTATGGCAAAACAATTCGATGCGCATCGTATTAATATTATAGATACTCCTGGTCATGTTGACTTTACCGTAGAAGTAGAACGTTCTATGCGCATACTTGATGGAGTAGTAATGATTTATTGTGCTGTAGGAGGCGTACAACCACAATCTGAAACAGTATGGCGTCAAGCAAATAAATACAAAGTACCACGTATTGCGTTTATAAATAAAATGGACAGAGTGGGCGCAAACTACTTACGAGTCGTAAATCAGTTAAAAACTAAACTACGTGCAAATCCCGTGCCCATTCAATTAGCTTTAGGTTCAGAAGATGAATTCAAAGGAATTATCGATTTAATTAAAATGAAAGCCATTCATTGGAATGAATCAGACCAAGGAGTTACCTTTACTTACAGCGATATACCTAAAAAATTCACAGAATTATCACATAAATGGCATAAATATTTAATAGAAGCTGCTGTGGAAACCTCTGAAGAATTAATGGAAAAATATTTATCTGAAAATAATTCATTAACAGAAAAAGAAATTAAATCTGCATTACGTCAAAGAGTTCTAAACAATGAAATTGTATTAGTAACATGTGGATCAGCTTTTAAAAATAAAGGTGTACAAGCAATGTTAGATGCTGTTATAGAATATTTACCAGCTCCAAGCGATATAAAATCTGTTACCGGAGTAATTAAAAATAACTCTACACAGATCACAAGAAACGCTAGCGATCATGAACCATTTTCAGCTCTAGCTTTTAAAATAGCTACAGATCCATTTGTAGGAAATTTAACTTTTTTTCGAGTATATTCAGGCGTCGTAAATTCCGGAGATAACATTTTTAATGCTACAAAAGAAAAACATGAACGTTTTGGAAGAATCGTACAAATGCATGCTAATAAAAGAGAAGAAATTAAAGTAGTGCATTCTGGAGACATTGCTGCTGCTATTGGGTTAAAAGATGTCTCTACTGGAGATACTTTGTGTGATCCTAATGCTCCCATTATTCTTGAACGTATGGAATTCCCAGAACCAGTAATTTCTGTTATGGTCGAAGCAAAAACTAAAGTAGATCAAGAAAAAATGAGTTTAGCCTTACATCGATTAGCTCAAGAAGATCCATCTTTTCGAGTCTGGATTGATAAAGATTCTGGACAAACTATTATAGCTGGTATGGGGGAATTACATTTAGAAATACTTGTAGAACGCATGAAACGAGAATTTAATGTAACAGCTAATGTAGGAAAACCACAAGTTGCTTATCGAGAAACTATCCGAAACAGCGTAAAACAAGAAGGCAAATTTATCAGACAATCAGGAGGAAGAGGGCAATTTGGGCATGTTTGGTTACGCATCGAACCTATACATAAAAATAAAACAACAAAAAAAGAAATAAATTATAAATTTTTAAATGAAATTATAGGCGGAGCAATTCCAAAAGAATATATCCCATCTATTGATAAAGGTATACAAGAACAAATACACAATGGGGTACTCGCCGGTTATCCAATAGTAAATATTTGCGTGGCCGTGTTTGATGGATCTTATCATGAAGTTGATTCATCAGAAATAGCATTTAAAATTGCTGCTTCCATAGCATTTAAAGAAGGATTTATGAAAGCTGATCCCATATTACTAGAACCTATTATGCATGTAGAAATTGAGACCCCTGAAGAATATATGGGAGATGTTATAGCAGATTTAAACCGCAGACGTGGTATAATTAACAATCTAAAAAATTCTGAGTTTAATGATAAAATAATTTATGCCCATGTGCCTTTATCTGAAATGTTCGGATATGCTACTAGTTTACGTTCACAGACTCAAGGACGCGCTTCCTATTCTATGGAATTTTTAAAATATAATGAAGTTCCTAATAACATTACACAAACTATTATAAATACTCGTATTAAATAA
- the nusG gene encoding transcription termination/antitermination protein NusG: MTNTSIKKRWYVIQAFSGFENRVARSLREHIKLHNMELMFGEVLVPTEEVVEMRFGQRRKSERKFFPGYVLIQMVMTESSWHLVRNIPHVMGFIGGTCDKPAPIGDKELDNIMRRLQQIGDKPRPKTLFEPGELIRVNSGPFSDFNAIVEEVDYEKNRLKVSVSIFGRSTPVELDFSQVEKS; encoded by the coding sequence ATGACTAATACTTCAATAAAAAAACGTTGGTATGTTATCCAAGCATTTTCTGGGTTCGAAAATCGAGTAGCTCGCTCTTTACGTGAACATATTAAACTCCATAACATGGAATTAATGTTTGGTGAAGTACTAGTGCCTACCGAAGAAGTAGTGGAAATGCGATTTGGACAAAGAAGAAAAAGTGAACGTAAATTTTTTCCTGGTTATGTATTAATACAAATGGTAATGACTGAATCCAGTTGGCACTTGGTACGAAACATTCCACATGTTATGGGTTTTATTGGAGGAACATGCGATAAACCTGCGCCTATCGGAGATAAAGAACTAGATAATATTATGCGCAGATTACAACAAATAGGTGATAAACCGCGTCCTAAAACTTTATTCGAGCCTGGAGAATTAATTCGAGTAAACAGTGGTCCATTTTCTGACTTCAATGCTATTGTAGAAGAAGTAGATTATGAAAAAAATCGTTTAAAAGTATCAGTATCTATTTTTGGTCGATCTACCCCAGTAGAACTAGATTTTTCTCAAGTTGAAAAATCATAA